In one window of Drosophila mauritiana strain mau12 chromosome X, ASM438214v1, whole genome shotgun sequence DNA:
- the LOC117148439 gene encoding uncharacterized protein LOC117148439, translating into MKTMSRFGLRRGFKFSEEQVNGKNPIGPATAPATAAAASNPRKKRQTRQEEDVDAEQEEVEPHEDQPEAEQEPLSLICSLPLERLPRLVEKLHQMTEEREREREKEREREREEAANLGGAAHSKVLCLYCDRKFASGKLQAKHVDKFHTERQERRCSGRSTSSNSHPAGGFPGCQWCGQQGNRRQATPPQICLPAKHLEQLFQHLSEQHADKYFGCQPCRLRFQDADHLLGHQRQQHSLHHPEDGHAPKPGLMGADEPVLFRLGLTQNRLPSHRNRNQRKEEEPPPLATPSSKSRSSSRAAAQRQQQNQHQQSQSHQQTAAAGNMALQESVNPDAVFRLPASMACVSSSASVANSVFDDKFYKDVISNVRHNLQNHLDGRLFTSSSTSTTSSTSSSASQKSDLIMLHGPSQLGPGGASYPTLLTADQFGGTGELLPLAKFRRRPHTKHSWKWKWDYVKKFTLINEGGRLVKKLKQPNYLGLRDLSKLDMWTQLTMRQKHDLSLSLTEEQNQEQRRLLDQLNLILDHRLLPHIILEQNEQAVIKCENEEEDEGLDSHPGDDLLPQTFADESFLSLLQLQPRGGSSEQERQRERDQRERSRNQKAVVLSGEWARPRLYLCICCGAKFDQRKSLEEHKTFRHSHIYATHYEVVGRELLAGNLLRHLFIPKRALGRFAAESNCIRWPQIAPAATVQQPKQEQVQPEEETRSSASSRSSYEVSTPTPLSALEQQQPSPASGSGNASSSSSCSPSSSSASTLLSTATRTSMSNSTCTSSAATTTLSSTSSAPSSCTKCGRKCSGLMDLYRHMLDCSGDYVWSLAKKRKYRYYCGTKKRRAFSKKPLKQLSARKKEKLEVEVEEGTGDGDGDAEVDGDGEAEGEESVSSSSKLKNSPRQRPSDAESIRKMLENLPAKRICKKIFPVDNKAKRKAKNKAKAKSMAKSLVKSKSKSKQQRSSTKRIYNQHLLRTTRSRSRSSVVATGSSAAAVAAQQQRSRRKQKQQQQKQQQKKQEQQQQQKAKLEKVKSPPEPPASVESDKMPAKAEAKAPAPTVTAKSRSPAEEKPSLRLELPQTLPEAAAPNASAHESEPASPTPSKQLMPTPPTTPAPATKSPPAAAAVAPPFCAANRQATPNSTVKRSKRISDCIAMLTGKLEEKLKTEQVPPPAPLQKEKEKLQQDRPAEKHDKTPKPVDHQSPAASVVAEKERVQPKTPKRKAVSRRIIKVDTTPETVAESSQVRKAPAVELPEAVAIPPALPPPALAQSTFNAAPVPPALQPPIFASMPVAVPVVSAPVPPPPVATAAPLPVAGLVPLPVAAPAPPPVATALVHPPTRRTPTKAAAKQIVAPPPKPPASLAALKQYPPLEATLPVPPTNPAPPVPVAVPLVPVPVPVAMPLGMQGMPVPVNVNMLPKLYMPQLQAPANSNPNPAPTAMFVMADHQPLNLTSQRGVLHKPLISGTTGDPGLVGLPHHRAGGMPARRQTICGFEARNLIGLDMEMEPLDLSKKSSRKPSPVPPPRMQQELPMPLVPLPLVTNANALAPQPQPVGAPLPTPVGGAPVSCQLPMPGVPGVPAPLASHYYSNLDLLKIPQVRNPGTGVVVPSSGPPAVSVSATVAAPVHPVKSSGGKKRSTEGTGNSKKEHGKGQAKACPRMDEVVNNHIDDAINSVIMAVQASFPDDDEEEQQAKKEKEREREREREREKEKLEETPPKSSNCIMPLQACAEVLPSAALDKSQTVNAIPAIVAPPVALVPVTPAPQPVPVKNLTPKKRSMRSRTIDCRSALLALEETLPAASLQQCIPLPVNGDAKEEMPSLPDPTPAPTPAVVEPQLSVRVQGPITSLRDKKAETVMPATNSTTIPAGTPSSESPESPDPVPVSLPLPETSVPAPVPVSVISVAPAVLPLPTRTATPPPTTMAETNCSSLMEEHSSNLNNNTSSGFHSLAQSEQPIPTAATPAEEAPPVKEDEELPAKKKQRRRRKNELAAIVADQLLESFKIDNARRDNLKKLENLAYEKSEDLLLTGMLLMPSTKRNAALGPSSAAAAKLAKKEAADTVTESPANPPVRGRPKRRQSCYYRRGKAGGVGGVGKATNENISLLKSSLESFSIGIEKQLLAKEAREAKEAQPAGGNNQAQLPVSSILRPSILSSAVAREQQLTRQQQSKLDKQEQLPPAATFSRDPRLNKNIHKEQAEHKAAPKDQSATPTTNENPEEDDNYLTEIAKNVNEKIMSATTNEDFEFAHDEFDGEGDPDQDQDQDQDKYYRPPTSMSVRSAPNLNDEHSNFGSMCDDNTNTEVMDMDLDDEMSVYTSYSQDLGRGGRGRRRRRRRSVLLTRRPKKRTQRSELDAEKFGCKLCGKSFFTATSLSKHNMTLAHVSKVSAQEYLQSQTAPSSPQDAHDLENKRERQAETMLQQQQEEQPAAAQQQMRASVLMVPAQMAHQERERERERELQRVQEQERIQLQREQEHRHQQQQLQQQQQQEQVHHVITEASLRLHDNQHSPTAPTASRLNLNPDERLFYECCNILKSAETPRPHPGGGAGPATTSVIVTAGRKQPPPPPASPSPSRSSSLPPPASPSPSLPPPASPSLSLPPPASPSPSPSPPPPAEATAAAPVPAPAQPAANVCHQPVIQQLFRNPPAVTPTTTPTNHNRLSPSYSAVSQFSATTTSRFKTKAAMKGYENVNLQMDMLELAKSGRGVCKLTELADIALGSEKPGGEFLPHLPPAPVAPTVTSLPPANQQTPTPTPTPTGTPTVTPTGPMEQQQSSTSSKTIMHASIIKAAAGVASSATLPPASGRIIIPDRPFKNIGLEEKAPITFQKPKTCVNLLQEQDNNSVSTASYSDRDDYDFGTLSCDGDVDPEPEPEVRGGVVAAGRVTQPQAGGRAVSTSSSSSSSSSSADNSRTGSRSSSSSSSRATAKTFENKSLIMGRIFKHASSAKAAPVMAPSAALLPGPSVVPGMAKIKALPKNQANLDQIFDELRGGSAAGKSTEMEAPPTMVQEGWDRHHPQQQQQQQMQPHHHHHHQQQHHQPQQQQHHQHHHHHHHHHHQVEPMAAPAAPAAPAAMPAPSALPPGRKPKNSTANTAKKAANKSAPTKTKGKSKVEAVASASSSSNRKPRKDLSKLQSELGMSHEEIEQLIDEGQRKSKRRCATNRPKKLVETWSSDEYEEFLSTKDIIALIEQKEQQEQKRKRKTSEANTQPEPVAPPVASKKAQAPQATAGKRKNRASEKKPAPAEPEQPKPRARQRNQPPPPAPAHVPPVVQAPPAPAPEVLTPPARGKSKAAAKSKAPATKTTNNRKKRSNEKSRVQESREDEEEEEEQAEVQVEPPARTRSSRQQPKVKATEPEKEPIAPTPPPPAQPSLPAAAPEAQREWSKVRQRGNQQQPPPPAPHPRSSSVATTSSTTNNNNNSSSSNKNLKAKRKSQTSRQSPARRKRPASEKQLYYWSSSSDDEFGRLDDETEAADGESRGAGAGSEQRDGERTELEPEEASPSPGKHFEENEPYQKHGWIVGDSHKKLVKLLAIAKGSKKVDNCGVKRRTPKRKC; encoded by the exons AAGCATGTGGACAAGTTCCACACCGAGCGGCAGGAGAGACGCTGCAGCGGTCGTTCCACCAGCTCCAATTCCCATCCCGCCGGCGGCTTCCCCGGCTGCCAGTGGTGTGGCCAGCAGGGCAATCGCCGCCAGGCCACGCCCCCGCAGATCTGCCTGCCGGCCAAGCATCTGGAGCAACTGTTCCAGCACCTCAGCGAGCAGCATGCGGACAAGTATTTCGGCTGCCAGCCGTGTCGCCTGCGGTTCCAGGACGCGGATCACCTGTTGGGACACCAGCGCCAGCAGCATTCGCTCCATCATCCGGAGGATGGCCATGCCCCCAAGCCGGGCCTGATGGGCGCCGACGAGCCGGTGCTCTTTCGCCTTGGTCTTACCCAGAACCGTCTGCCCAGTCATCGGAATCGAAACCAGCGCAAGGAGGAGGAGCCGCCGCCCCTGGCCACGCCCAGCAGCAAATCCCGGAGCAGCAGTCGGGCGGCGGCGCAGCGACAGCAACAGAATCAGCATCAACAGTCGCAGTCGCATCAGCAGACCGCTGCAGCGGGTAACATGGCTCTGCAGGAGTCTGTCAATCCGGATGCAGTCTTCCGGCTGCCAGCCAGCATGGCCTGCGTCTCATCCTCCGCCTCCGTCGCCAACTCAGTGTTCGATGACAAGTTCTACAAGGATGTGATCTCTAATGTGCGGCACAACCTGCAGAATCACCTCGACGGACGGTTGTTCACCTCGTCTTCGACGTCCACAACGTCATCCACATCGTCGTCCGCATCCCAAAAGTCAGACCTCATTATGCTGCACGGACCCAGCCAGCTGGGACCTGGCGGCGCCTCCTATCCCACGCTGCTGACCGCGGATCAATTTGGCGGCACGGGGGAACTCCTACCGCTGGCCAAATTCCGCCGGAGACCGCACACGAAGCACAGCTGGAAGTGGAAATGGGACTACGTAAAGAAGTTCACGCTGATCAACGAAGGCGGTCGGCTGGTCAAGAAGCTGAAGCAGCCAAACTACCTGGGACTGCGCGATCTCTCCAAATTGGACATGTGGACGCAGCTGACGATGCGTCAGAAGCACGATCTCTCGCTCTCATTGACGGAGGAGCAGAACCAGGAGCAGCGCCGCCTCCTGGATCAGCTAAATCTCATCCTGGACCACCGCCTGTTGCCGCACATCATTCTCGAGCAGAACGAGCAGGCGGTCATCAAGTGCGAgaacgaggaggaggacgagggCCTGGACTCGCATCCCGGTGACGATCTGCTGCCGCAAACGTTCGCCGACGAGAGTTTTCTCTCCCTGCTGCAGCTCCAGCCGAGAGGCGGCAGCAGCGAACAGGAACGACAGCGGGAGCGGGACCAGCGGGAGCGTAGCAGGAACCAAAAGGCCGTCGTGCTCAGCGGCGAGTGGGCACGGCCGCGTCTCTACTTGTGCATCTGTTGCGGCGCCAAGTTCGACCAGCGCAAGTCGCTGGAGGAGCACAAGACCTTCCGCCACTCGCACATCTACGCCACGCACTACGAGGTCGTGGGACGCGAGCTGCTGGCCGGCAATCTGCTGCGCCACCTCTTCATCCCGAAACGGGCGCTGGGGCGATTTGCCGCCGAGAGCAACTGCATCCGATGGCCGCAGATTGCGCCGGCCGCCACAGTGCAGCAGCCCAAGCAGGAGCAGGTGCAACCGGAGGAGGAGACCAGATCGTCGGCCTCGTCGCGCTCATCATACGAGGTGTCCACACCCACTCCGCTATCGGCACtggagcagcaacaaccatcACCGGCTTCGGGATCGGGCAATGCGTCTTCATCGTCGTCCTGCTCGCCCAGCTCATCGTCCGCCTCCACGCTGCTGTCCACCGCCACCCGCACCTCGATGTCCAACTCCACCTGCACCTCCTCCGCTGCCACCACGACGCTGTCGTCCACCTCGTCCGCTCCTTCCAGCTGCACCAAGTGCGGTCGCAAGTGCAGCGGCCTCATGGATCTCTATCGCCACATGCTGGACTGCTCTGGCGACTATGTGTGGTCGCTGGCCAAGAAGCGCAAGTACCGCTACTACTGCGGCACCAAGAAGCGACGTGCCTTCTCCAAGAAGCCGCTCAAGCAGCTCTCCGCGCGCAAGAAGGAAAAGCTGGAGGTGGAAGTGGAGGAGGGAAcgggcgatggcgatggcgatgccgAGGTAGATGGCGATGGCGAGGCGGAGGGCGAGGAGAGCGTGTCCAGTTCATCCAAGTTGAAGAACTCGCCACGCCAAAGGCCCAGCGATG CTGAATCCATTCGGAAAATGCTGGAGAACCTGCCCGCCAAGCGCATCTGCAAGAAGATCTTTCCGGTAGACAATAAGGCCAAGCGCAAGGCCAAGAACAAGGCGAAGGCCAAGTCCATGGCCAAGTCGCTGGTCAAGTCGAAATCCAAATCCAAGCAGCAGCGCAGCAGCACCAAGAGAATCTACAATCAACACCTGCTGCGCACCACCAGATCCCGTTCGCGTTCATCTGTGGTGGCCACCGGCTCCTCGGCCGCTGCTGTcgccgcccagcagcagcGCAGTCGCCGCaaacagaagcagcaacaacaaaagcagcagcagaaaaagcaggaacagcagcagcagcaaaaggcCAAGCTGGAGAAGGTCAAATCCCCACCAGAACCGCCGGCATCAGTCGAATCGGATAAAATGCCAGCCAAGGCGGAGGCCAAAGCGCCCGCACCGACAGTCACTGCCAAGTCACGATCTCCCGCTGAGGAAAAGCCATCCCTGCGTCTGGAGCTGCCTCAAACTCTTCCGGAGGCAGCCGCTCCAAACGCCTCCGCTCATGAATCAGAGCCCGCGTCGCCCACGCCTAGTAAGCAGCTAATGCCCACACCGCCCACTACCCCAGCGCCGGCCACCAAATCCCCGCCAGCTGCTGCAGCCGTGGCTCCACCCTTCTGCGCCGCCAATCGACAGGCGACGCCGAATTCGACTGTTAAGCGCAGCAAGAGGATTAGCGATTGCATAGCCATGCTCACCGGCAAACTGGAGGAGAAGCTCAAAACGGAGCAAGTGCCTCCGCCTGCGCCGTTGCAAAAGGAAAAGGAGAAACTCCAGCAGGATAGGCCGGCTGAGAAGCACGACAAGACACCGAAACCAGTGGACCACCAGTCACCTGCTGCCTCTGTGGTCGCCGAAAAGGAGCGAGTGCAGCCAAAGACGCCCAAACGCAAGGCGGTGTCACGGCGCATAATCAAGGTGGATACCACACCAGAGACCGTGGCGGAGTCGAGCCAGGTGCGGAAAGCACCAGCAGTGGAGCTGCCGGAAGCAGTTGCCATACCACCTGCACTTCCACCGCCTGCCCTTGCTCAATCCACTTTCAATGCCGCTCCTGTTCCTCCAGCGCTGCAGCCTCCCATATTTGCCAGCATGCCAGTGGCAGTGCCAGTAGTGTCTGCGCCAGTTCCTCCACCACCAGTTGCGACAGCAGCTCCTCTGCCAGTCGCTGGACTTGTTCCTCTGCCCGTCGCTGCACCTGCTCCGCCGCCAGTTGCCACCGCTTTGGTTCATCCACCGACGAGACGAACGCCCACCAAGGCGGCGGCTAAACAGATTGTTGCCCCACCACCGAAGCCACCAGCTTCGTTGGCCGCCCTCAAACAGTATCCCCCACTGGAAGCGACGCTGCCAGTGCCGCCTACGAATCCAGCGCCGCCCGTTCCCGTCGCAGTTCCTCTCGTGCCTGTGCCCGTGCCCGTGGCAATGCCGTTGGGCATGCAGGGAATGCCAGTGCCTGTGAATGTTAACATGCTGCCCAAGCTGTATATGCCCCAACTGCAAGCGCCAGCGAattccaatcccaatcccgcGCCCACAGCAATGTTCGTGATGGCGGATCATCAGCCCCTCAATCTGACCAGTCAGCGCGGAGTGCTCCACAAGCCATTGATATCCGGCACCACGGGTGACCCGGGACTCGTCGGACTGCCGCATCATCGTGCTGGCGGTATGCCCGCCAGGCGGCAGACGATCTGTGGTTTCGAGGCACGGAATCTGATCGGCTTGGACATGGAAATGGAGCCGCTGGATCTGTCGAAGAAGTCGAGCAGGAAACCGTCACCGGTGCCGCCGCCAAGGATGCAGCAGGAGTTGCCAATGCCACTGGTGCCACTGCCCTTGGTGACGAATGCAAATGCGCTAGCGCCGCAACCGCAGCCAGTTGGTGCACCACTTCCTACACCAGTTGGTGGTGCTCCAGTGAGCTGCCAGCTGCCCATGCCGGGAGTGCCAGGAGTGCCGGCACCGCTGGCCTCGCACTATTACTCCAACCTGGATCTGCTCAAGATTCCACAGGTGCGCAATCCCGGCACTGGCGTGGTGGTGCCCTCCAGTGGTCCACCAGCAGTGTCGGTTTCCGCAACGGTTGCAGCGCCCGTTCATCCCGTGAAGAGTTCGGGTGGCAAGAAGCGCTCCACCGAGGGAACGGGCAACTCCAAAAAGGAACACGGAAAGGGACAGGCCAAGGCGTGTCCTCGCATGGATGAGGTGGTCAACAATCATATCGACGATGCCATCAACTCGGTCATCATGGCTGTCCAGGCGAGTTTTCCGGACGACGatgaggaggagcagcaggccaaaaaggaaaaggaaagaGAGAGGGAACGCGAAAGGGAGAGGGAGAAGGAAAAGCTGGAGGAAACGCCTCCCAAGTCGAGCAACTGCATCATGCCGTTGCAAGCCTGCGCGGAAGTGCTTCCCTCCGCTGCCCTGGACAAATCCCAAACTGTCAATGCTATTCCAGCTATTGTTGCTCCTCCTGTTGCTCTGGTGCCAGTGACACCTGCTCCGCAGCCTGTGCCTGTCAAGAATCTAACGCCCAAGAAGCGTTCCATGCGCTCGCGAACCATCGACTGTCGCTCCGCCCTGCTAGCCTTGGAGGAAACTCTGCCGGCGGCGTCCTTGCAGCAGTGCATCCCGCTGCCGGTGAATGGCGATGCGAAGGAAGAGATGCCATCGCTGCCAGATCCAACCCCAGCTCCCACGCCCGCTGTCGTCGAGCCCCAGCTTTCCGTTCGGGTTCAAGGTCCAATAACGAGTCTCAGGGATAAGAAGGCGGAAACTGTAATGCCGGCCACCAATTCAACGACCATTCCGGCAGGTACTCCGTCATCGGAGTCTCCGGAATCGCCGGATCCTGTGCCCGTGAGCCTGCCGCTGCCGGAGACGTCTGTTCCGGCACCAGTGCCCGTGTCCGTCATCTCGGTGGCGCCCGCCGTGCTGCCACTACCAACCCGCACAGCGActccaccgcccaccaccaTGGCCGAGACGAACTGCAGCTCCCTGATGGAGGAGCACAGCAGCAATCTGAACAACAACACGTCGTCGGGCTTCCACAGTCTCGCCCAATCGGAGCAGCCGATACCAACGGCAGCGACGCCAGCTGAGGAAGCGCCGCCGGTCaaggaggacgaggagctgCCCGCCAAAAAGAAGCAACGTCGTCGGCGAAAGAACGAACTGGCCGCCATTGTGGCCGATCAATTGCTGGAAAGCTTTAAGATCGACAATGCACGCAGGGATAACCTCAAGAAGCTGGAGAATCTGGCGTACGAGAAGAGCGAGGATTTGCTGCTCACCGGAATGCTGCTGATGCCCAGCACCAAGCGGAATGCAGCCCTAGGACCATCATCCGCGGCTGCCGCGAAGCTGGCGAAGAAGGAGGCGGCCGACACCGTGACGGAGTCACCAGCCAATCCGCCCGTGCGCGGCAGGCCGAAGCGTCGCCAGAGTTGCTACTATCGAAGGGGAAAGgctggtggtgttggtggCGTTGGCAAGGCCACCAATGAGAATATCAGTCTGCTCAAATCCTCGCTAGAGTCCTTCTCCATTGGCATCGAGAAGCAACTGCTGGCCAAGGAGGCCCGGGAGGCCAAGGAGGCGCAGCCGGCGGGCGGAAACAATCAGGCCCAGCTGCCCGTTAGTTCCATCCTGCGGCCCAGCATCCTGAGCAGCGCCGTCGCCAGGGAGCAACAACTGACGAGGCAGCAGCAAAGTAAACTGGATAAACAGGAGCAGTTGCCACCGGCGGCCACCTTCAGTCGGGATCCGCGGCTCAACAAGAACATACACAAGGAGCAGGCGGAGCACAAGGCGGCGCCCAAGGACCAGTCAGCGACGCCGACAACAAACGAGAATCCCGAGGAGGATGACAACTACCTTACGGAGATTGCGAAGAACGTCAACGAGAAGATCATGTCGGCCACCACCAACGAGGACTTTGAGTTTGCCCACGACGAGTTTGATGGCGAAGGTGATCCCGACCAGGATCAGGATCAGGACCAGGACAAATACTATCGCCCGCCCACGTCGATGAGTGTGCGCAGTGCTCCGAATTTGAACGATGAGCACTCGAACTTTGGTTCCATGTGCGACGACAACACAAACACCGAGGTGATGGACATGGATCTGGACGATGAGATGAGCGTGTACACGAGCTACTCGCAGGATCTGGGACGTGGCGGACGCGGCCGCCGAAGAAGGAGGCGTAGGAGTGTCCTACTCACGCGGCGTCCCAAGAAACGGACGCAGCGCAGCGAACTGGATGCCGAGAAGTTCGGTTGCAAGCTGTGCGGCAAAAGCTTCTTCACCGCCACCTCGCTGTCCAAGCATAACATGACCCTGGCCCACGTGTCCAAGGTGTCCGCGCAGGAGTACTTGCAGTCGCAGACGGCGCCGTCTAGTCCGCAGGATGCGCACGATCTGGAAAACAAGAGGGAACGCCAAGCGGAGACgatgctgcagcagcagcaggaggagcagccggCGGCAGCTCAGCAGCAGATGCGAGCCTCGGTGCTCATGGTGCCCGCTCAGATGGCCCATCAGGAGAGGGAGCGGGAGCGCGAGCGCGAGCTGCAGAGGGTCCAGGAGCAGGAGAGGATCCAGCTGCAAAGGGAGCAGGAGCATCgccatcagcaacagcagctgcagcagcagcagcagcaagagcaAGTGCATCATGTCATCACGGAGGCAAGTCTGCGGCTGCACGACAACCAGCACAGTCCCACAGCTCCGACCGCCTCTCGTCTCAATCTCAATCCCGACGAGCGTCTCTTCTACGAGTGCTGCAATATACTGAAAAGCGCGGAAACGCCACGTCCGCATCCCGGCGGTGGCGCCGGTCCAGCCACCACATCGGTGATCGTGACGGCAGGCAGAAAGCAACCACCGCCTCCTCCagcatcgccatcgccatctcgCTCGTCCTCGCTGCCGCCACCGGCCtcaccatcgccatcgctTCCTCCGCCCGCATCTCCATCGCTTTCCCTGCCACCGCcggcatcgccatcgccatcaccCTCGCCGCCGCCACCCGCCGAGGCAACTGCTGCCGCGCCagttcctgctcctgctcagCCAGCTGCTAACGTGTGCCACCAGCCGGTCATTCAGCAGCTGTTCCGGAACCCGCCAGCAGTCACCCCCACCACCACGCCCAC CAACCACAATCGGCTCTCGCCCAGCTACTCGGCTGTGTCGCAGTTTTCGGCCACCACGACGTCCCGCTTTAAGACGAAGGCCGCGATGAAGGGCTATGAGAACGTGAATCTGCAGATGGACATGCTGGAGCTGGCTAAGTCGGGTCGTGGCGTCTGCAAGCTAACGGAATTGGCGGACATTGCGCTGGGTAGTGAGAAGCCTGGTGGCGAATTTCTGCCCCATTTGCCGCCTGCACCGGTGGCTCCAACGGTGACTTCACTGCCGCCAGCGAACCAACAGACGCCGACGCCAACACCCACGCCCACGGGCACGCCCACAGTGACGCCAACGGGACCGATGGAGCAGCAACAGAGTTCCACATCCTCAAAGACCATCATGCATGCGTCCATTATCAAGGCGGCGGCGGGTGTGGCCAGCTCGGCCACGCTGCCACCGGCATCCGGTAGGATTATCATACCCGACCGGCCGTTCAAGAACATTGGACTGGAGGAGAAGGCGCCCATAACGTTCCAGAAGCCCAAGACGTGCGTGAATCTGCTGCAGGAGCAGGACAACAACAGCGTCTCGACGGCCAGCTACTCGGATCGTGATGACTACGACTTCGGAACCCTGAGCTGCGATGGCGATGTGGATCCGGAGCCAGAACCGGAGGTCAGAGGTGGAGTCGTAGCCGCCGGGCGAGTGACTCAACCGCAGGCAGGAGGACGTGCCGTTTCCACGTCCAGTTCATcgtcctcctcatcctcgtcggCGGATAACAGCCGGACGGGCAgtcggagcagcagcagcagttccaGTCGCGCCACGGCCAAAACTTTCGAGAACAAGTCACTGATCATGGGACGGATATTCAAGCATGCCAGCAGTGCCAAGGCGGCGCCAGTGATGGCTCCATCGGCGGCACTGCTTCCGGGTCCCAGTGTGGTGCCCGGAATGGCGAAGATTAAGGCGTTGCCCAAGAACCAAGCGAATCTCGACCAGATCTTCGATGAGCTGCGTGGCGGTAGCGCAGCGGGCAAGTCAACGGAAATGGAGGCTCCACCCACGATGGTGCAAGAGGGCTGGGATCGGCAtcatccgcagcagcagcaacagcagcagatgcagccacaccaccaccaccatcatcagcagcagcatcatcagccgcagcagcagcagcatcatcagcaccatcatcaccaccaccaccaccatcatcaaGTGGAGCCCATGGCGGCGCCAGCAGCACCGGCAGCGCCGGCGGCCATGCCAGCACCCAGTGCATTACCACCGGGCAGGAAGCCGAAGAACTCCACGGCCAACACGGCCAAGAAGGCAGCCAACAAATCCGCACCGACCAAGACAAAGGGGAAATCCAAGGTGGAAGCCGTTGCCTCTGCTTCTTCCTCGTCCAATCGAAAGCCACGCAAGGATTTGAGCAAGCTGCAGTCCGAACTGGGCATGAGTCACGAAGAGATCGAGCAGCTGATCGACGAGGGACAGCGCAAGTCCAAGCGTCGCTGTGCCACCAATCGACCCAAGAAACTGGTGGAGACTTGGAGCTCCGATGAGTACGAGGAGTTCTTGTCCACCAAGGACATCATAGCCCTGATCGagcagaaggagcagcaggaacAGAAGCGCAAGCGCAAGACCAGCGAGGCGAACACCCAGCCGGAGCCAGTTGCTCCGCCAGTGGCCAGCAAGAAAGCCCAAGCGCCACAGGCGACTGCAGGTAAACGAAAGAATCGCGCCAGCGAAAAGAAGCCAGCACCTGCCGAGCCGGAGCAACCAAAACCACGTGCCAGGCAACGAAACCAGCCACCGCCGCCAGCACCAGCACATGTGCCTCCTGTTGTCCAGGCACCGCCAGCGCCTGCGCCAGAAGTGCTAACTCCGCCTGCCAGGGGAAAGTCCAAAGCAGCGGCCAAGAGCAAAGCTCCAGCAACCAAGACGACAAACAATCGCAAAAAGCGATCCAATGAGAAGTCAAGGGTGCAGGAAAGTAGGGAGGAtgaggaagaggaggaggagcaggcggAGGTGCAAGTTGAGCCACCAGCAAGGACTCGCAGCTCCAGGCAGCAGCCCAAGGTGAAGGCCACTGAGCCGGAGAAGGAACCAATAGCGCCAACACCACCGCCACCAGCACAACCATCACTGCCCGCAGCTGCACCGGAAGCGCAAAGGGAGTGGAGCAAGGTGCGGCAGCGCGgcaatcagcagcagccaccgCCGCCGGCACCGCATCCGCGGAGCAGCTCCGTCGCCACCACCAGTAGCACCaccaataacaacaacaacagcagcagcagcaataagAATCTGAAGGCCAAGCGAAAATCGCAGACCAGCCGCCAGTCGCCGGCGCGCAGAAAGCGGCCAGCCAGCGAGAAGCAGCTGTACTACTGGAGCAGCTCCAGCGACGATGAGTTCGGACGCCTGGACGACGAGACGGAGGCCGCAGACGGTGAATCCCGCGGCGCTGGAGCTGGCAGCGAGCAGCGGGATGGCGAACGAACGGAACTGGAGCCGGAGGAGGCGTCACCGTCGCCGGGCAAACACTTCGAGGAGAACGAGCCGTACCAGAAGCACGGCTGGATCGTGGGCGATTCGCACAAGAAGCTCGTGAAGCTGCTGGCCATCGCCAAGGGCAGCAAGAAGGTGGACAACTGCGGTGTCAAGCGGCGCACGCCCAAGCGCAAGTGCTAG